A stretch of uncultured Fibrobacter sp. DNA encodes these proteins:
- the metK gene encoding methionine adenosyltransferase produces the protein MAHYLFTSESVSKGHPDKVCDQISDAILDACLAQDPNSRVACETLANTGLVVISGEITTKAVIDYQQIARKTIKSIGYVNPELAFDYKGCSVLVAVDKQSPDIAQGVDAKAAEGKEDDKQGAGDQGMMFGYAVNETKELMPLPISLAHKLMEEIQNLRESGKIKWLRPDAKSQVTVEYDENDKPVRVDTVVVSTQHDEFVNGKELKHSTIEKEIIEKLIKKVIPAKLLDKKTRFLINPTGKFVIGGPHGDCGLTGRKIIVDTYGGMGRHGGGAFSGKDPSKVDRSAAYAARYVAKNIVAAGLADRCEVQLAYAIGYSKPVSVLVNTFKTGKIDDRKIEEIVKKVFDLSPAGIVKMLDLKKPGYQATAALGHFGRTGARFTWEKTDKAATLKKLAKA, from the coding sequence ATGGCACATTATCTCTTTACTTCTGAATCCGTGTCCAAGGGACACCCCGACAAAGTTTGCGACCAGATCTCGGATGCAATTCTCGACGCCTGCCTCGCCCAAGACCCGAACAGCCGCGTGGCTTGCGAAACGCTCGCCAACACCGGTCTCGTCGTGATTTCTGGCGAAATTACCACTAAAGCAGTTATCGATTACCAGCAGATTGCACGCAAGACTATTAAAAGCATTGGTTATGTGAACCCGGAACTCGCTTTTGATTACAAGGGTTGCTCCGTGCTCGTTGCAGTGGACAAGCAGTCTCCCGATATTGCTCAGGGTGTTGACGCCAAGGCTGCCGAAGGCAAGGAAGATGACAAGCAGGGCGCAGGCGATCAAGGCATGATGTTCGGTTACGCCGTGAACGAAACCAAGGAACTGATGCCGCTTCCGATTAGCCTCGCCCACAAGCTCATGGAAGAAATCCAGAACCTCCGCGAATCCGGCAAAATCAAGTGGCTCCGCCCCGATGCAAAATCTCAGGTGACTGTCGAATACGACGAAAACGACAAGCCCGTGCGCGTCGATACCGTGGTGGTCAGCACCCAGCACGATGAATTCGTGAACGGCAAGGAACTCAAGCATTCTACCATCGAAAAGGAAATCATCGAAAAGCTTATCAAGAAGGTGATTCCGGCAAAGCTTTTGGACAAGAAAACTCGCTTCCTCATCAATCCGACGGGCAAGTTCGTGATTGGTGGCCCGCACGGTGACTGCGGCCTGACCGGTCGTAAGATTATCGTGGACACCTACGGCGGCATGGGCCGTCACGGTGGTGGTGCATTCAGCGGCAAGGACCCGAGCAAGGTTGACCGCAGCGCTGCTTACGCCGCACGCTATGTGGCAAAGAATATTGTCGCCGCAGGCCTCGCAGACCGTTGCGAAGTACAGCTCGCTTACGCCATCGGTTATTCCAAGCCGGTGTCCGTGCTGGTGAATACGTTCAAGACCGGCAAGATTGATGACCGCAAGATTGAAGAAATCGTGAAGAAGGTCTTCGACCTTTCTCCGGCAGGCATCGTGAAGATGCTCGATTTGAAGAAGCCCGGTTACCAGGCTACCGCAGCGCTTGGCCACTTCGGCCGCACCGGCGCTCGCTTCACTTGGGAAAAG